The Herbiconiux sp. A18JL235 region CCAAACGCCGTGAGGACGTCTGCCCTCAGGATTGGGCCATCCGACTCAGTGCTCGCTCGCGAAGCGACGAGGTCCACGAGAGATGCCGACACGCGAAGGTCAGCGTCGGCAGTGAGGCCGCCAACCTCTCGATCCAGCCCACGCCGGAGGGCTGTGATTCCGGGCTCGTTGCCTCGCAGGTCGAGCCGCGAACATACAGACACCGCAGCAGCGACGGTGAGTTTCGCAACATCGTTCAACCTGGCGGCCGGCGATCCTTCTATGGGCGATTGACCAGTCGCCAGATGGCGCACGGCAATGATCACTTCCGGAGAGATCGGCTTGTTCGTCACGATAGAGAAACGAATGGTGGCGTGGGGATGACGCGTGTGTAACGCATTGTCGAGCAGAGCGAACTTGCTGAGGACCTTGCCGACCTCGCCCAGGGTGAGGTTCTCGTCAGAGCGCAGCGTCGAATGCTTGAACTGGCGCACTTTCAGGGACGTGAAGTTCCCATCTGGCGTTCCGTAATACTCGGTGAGGTCTATGACTTCGGAACCGTCTGGCTCTTCCTCCGAAGAGGCTGAGCCAGCTCCCTCCACGAACACTTGCTGGAGGTTGGACGCGGGGCTCAAGAGCTGTAGAAGGCGCGCTGCACCCCAGGTGTAATGGAATCGGTCACCGTCGCGCGACGCGCGCACCCGCTCCGATGCGTTGGAACCGCTTCGCTTAGTGGAAGAGCCCTTCGCCGCAGCCACTCTTCAACGCTCCCGATGAGACGGATAGCACCGCGCTGAAATCTGGTGACGACTTGTCACGTCGGCACTGGGTGACATCACCTGGCGGGAACCTCCTACCGGTGACCGGGTCACCTACTGTGCGTCCAGTATCGTTTATTTTCCCTCATCTCCGCCCCTCGCGCTTGGATGACACGCGCCAAGCGATCGATGGCATCGAGCATCCCGGGCACGTAAACGAGGAGCATCGCCTCCGCTAGTCCACGGTGCAGGCGCGAGCTCTAGACCTACGCATAAACGCCAGTGCGGCGGGCCTTTAAATCCTGACCAATTGCTAGCGACGATCCCTGGACGTACCGGTGCCGAGCATCAGTTGCGTGGCGCGGAGCTAAACGCCCTCGCTGGTCAGCCCTTCGATAAGGTCTCGAGCGTCTGGCACTGATCGTGCCCGACTGTTGACTACCCCGTCGACGGGCTTCCGGTAACCACCGTGGTGCGCACATCCGCCGACCTCGCTGCGTCGTTGCTGGATTCCGACCACCTCGCCGGCGTTCTGTCCGCCGCGGTCGAGAATCTGGATGTCGATGTTGAGGAGCTCGCGAAGGCGCTCTACCCCTATGCCACGCGCTACGGCTTCGATTCCGGACAAGCGCTTCTCGCAGAGGTTGCACCCGGATACGTGGCAGTCACGCGCTCGTCCGGGCTTCGGAAGCAGGTCATGAAGCTTCTCCTACAGCCGGATGGCGTGAAGTCACTTCTGTCATTTCTCGAGGAGCGCCTCGCGTCGTAAGGCATTTCACCGCTGGTGAGGTAGCACACAACGCTCTAGCGCAAAGAGGCGCAATGCCATGCTTAGTGCCTGCGGCACCGCAGCCAGTCGATGACCCAATGACGCAAACAGCGGAGGCCGAGCTCGAGGAGAGTCCGGCGTGGAGAACGCGCGAGAGACGCTCAGACGTATACGTTTCGAGCCATCGGCATGAATCGTTGTCCGGCAGATCCTGATCGCCTTGGGGACGATCAGGTCGGGGCTGGGGGGCTTATGGACTTGCTGATCAACGGGGAACGCTTTCCGATCGATCGAGACGTCTTCACAGAGCTGCTCGAGAACTCCACCGTGAGCGGCCGAGCGCCTTATCAACATGCACTCGAACGCGACGAGATCAGTTACCCCACGCTCGTGGAACTTGCGCGGAAAGCAGAGATACCGCATCCGCTGTTCTTCGCCCCACTCGCCCACGTCCAAACCCAAGTACGCACAAAGACGGAGAAGTTGCTGCAGGGTGTTGCGCCTGACACGTTCACTGTAAACACGAGGTCCACGATCAAGCTCCGCGACGTGGAACTCATCATCAAGGACCTCCTCCGGAAACAGTCGCTCGCGAAGAAGCACGATCCGGCGCTCGTCAAGAACAAGATTGTCGGCCTTCTTCGTCGGCCCGGCGCGACCGTCCGCGAAGATGCAGACAAGCTCGTGGCGGCGCTAGGACTTGATCTCCCCACGGTCCGCCGAGCCCGCACCAAGGAGATCGCGCTCGAGTTGCTCATCGAACAACTTGAAACATACCAAGTACTGGTATCTCGCAGCGTGCGCGGCTACATGCCCCAGATTCTCGACGGGGTGCATTTCAGTGGAATGACGATTCGAGACCCGAAGGTGCCGTACGTCTTCCTCGCAGGCGGCGACCACGGCGACTTCCAAGAGCCGCCGGGACGGCAGATCTTCACCCTCGTATTGATGGCCGTTCTGATCGCCCGCGGAATCTTCGCCCCCGTGACTTACGACGCGAACAGTCACGCCCCAGATGCCGGCCGCGAATACGACATCGTCGGAGAGATTCTCATGCCCGCAAGTCAACTTCAGGACATCGCTCTGGATAGCCTCGACGAAGTGAGGATCGCGGCCGACTCTTTCAAAGTAACCCCTAGCGCTATGGCCGTGCGTGCGATGCGCGTTGGCAAACTCGGCTCTGAAACGGCCCTTGAGTTCCTCGGCGAGCTCAGGCGTGAATTCCAGGAACTCCCGAAGCCGGGACCGCGAAATCAACCGAAGCCCGTGAACGCCGTCCGCAAGTACAGCGGGCGAGCTCTCACTGCGCGGATGCTCGCAGCTGTCGAGGAAGGCAGACTCTCTGACCGCGAGTTTTGCCGTGTCGTCTGCCACAATCATCTCTCCAGCGCCGACTTCGGCGAGCTGAAAGCGGTACTCCGGTGAACGAGGAACTGTTCTTACTCGACAACAACGCACTGTCCCACCTGACGCTGTCGCAGCGCGCCAGCCTGTTCTTCCGAATGCGCTGCTTCCTCCCGACCGAGATCATCCATGAGGCGGACGGGTTTCCGGACGCTGCGGCGTTCAAGGACATCGAGTATCCGACCACGGGCAGCGTCCTCAAGCACCTAGGTACGGTCATGGCCGCGATTCCCGCTGGCGACACTAACCTCGTGAATCTTTATGCGAACAAGGGAGCCGGCGACCCGATGCTCATCGCTTGCGCGCTCGACGGCATGGAGAAGGCAGCCCCACTTCTGTGGGGACCGACGTGGGTAGTCATCTCAAATGACAAGGCTGTGCGTGCCGTGTCAACCGAGCTCGGTGTTGAGGCCCGCTCGCGGGACGAATTCTTCAGGAGGACTGTAGACGAATGGAGGTCACCAGACTCCTTCGACGGATGATTCGTAACGGTGTTCGGTGAGCACGTGAGGCCGACGCAGATTTCTACGCTGGCCAATCTCGGCTCGGCCGTCATGACCCGCGACATCCTCGACGACCTGTTCGACGACGACTCGACCCCATGTCCGCGAGAACGCAAGAGGTCGCAAGTGTGGGCAAAGTGTGGGCAAACGCCGTCTTCTAGAGAAGGCGAGAGGCGCCAGATCCGCGTGATTACAGAGATATGGGGCCTCGCACAAGGGTGCCCCTGGAGGGACTCGAACCCCCAACCCTTTCCTTAGGACGGAACTGCTCTTCCATTGAGCTACAGAGGCTGACCGGTCCAGTCTAGAGCGCTCGTTCGATGTTGCGCGCGACGTAGGCCCTGGCGTCGGCAGCCTGGTCGGCATCAACACCGCTCCACACCTCGTCGTTGTGCTCGGCCACACGCTCGGCGACCCTGCGAACCACGCCAACCACCTCATCCGGGTCCATCCCGACCGTTCGGGCCAACGAAGCCCAATGACGAGACGTCACCTCGCGCGCGTAACGCGCTCCGCCGATCGGCATCGCCAGCTTCTGGTCGACGTCGGGGTAAAGAAACATCGGCAGCACGTCATACATCGGCGACAACAAGATGCCGCTCGGCCGCAGCAAGAGGGAGTAGTTCTTCGCATGGGCATCCGAGTTGCCGACGAGAACGGTGAACGCCAGCTGCGCGAGAAAGCTCCGTCGGAGGGTGCCGTCGTCATCGACCGGCTTCAGCCGGGCCATCACCTGGGCGACGGACACCTCGTACTTTCGATCGGGCGGCAGGCCCAGACTCTGAGCGATGTCTTCGGCGTGCAGGCGTCGCGAGAGCGGGCCGGTGCCCGCTTCCCGGTCGAATCGTTCGATCACGTACGACGTCTGATCGCCGAACCGCAGCACCTCCGCTTGTGGAGCACCGACGCCCGCCAGCGCTGCGAGCTCGATCGTCGCCGCCTCCGCGGCCTCTATGTTCCGATGCTCCGCGCTCCCGGGCTTGACGATGTGCGTCGACGGAACCGAGGCGTTGGGCCAGTACCAGTCACCCTCGACCCAGGCGAGCGCAAACTTGCCCTGGGCCCCGGCTAACGAGAAACGCGCCGAACCACTGCGCGGCACGGTTTCGCTCGAGTCCCGCTTGATTGCGGCTGCACGCTCCGCGATATCGCGGTGAAGGGCAGGACTGAGTTCCGCGGCACCCACCGAGGGGCTCCCGCCCTCCGGCAGGAGAACGAGACCTCCGGCCACGTCGCCACCGGCCGCAGACAGCAGGTCGAAGGCACTCGCGCTCCGCGCCGAATAGGCGAATGCCATCCGCTGGCGGGTTCGTTCGTTCTCGGGGAGCAGGTTCTCGAGAAAGTTCGCCGAGGCAAGCTTCGTGGCCCGGCCGTCTCGAGGTAGTGATAGCGAGAGAGGAGTCGCCGGAGCATCCTCGTCGTACTCGAAGCGCGGCGGCCCATCACCGAAGACGAATTGTCCGGCGTGATGCCCTTCCAGCCACGCCTCCAGCCGCCCACTCACGACAGGACCATGTCGGGCAAGGCGGTCGGCTCGATGTCCAGCGCCCGCAGAACTCGCCGAACCTCACCGGGAGAGGTGAGTGGCTGCGATGACTCGATGTTCTTCACAAGCCGAGCCGAGACACTAGCCCTCTCGGCCAGTTCCTCACGGCTCTCACCCCGGATGGCTCGTTCGGAAGCAACCACCTCGGCGAGGTCGAATCTGCTCCGCAAGTATTCCGGCCCCCGCTGCAGCGCCGCTCGAATGTAGTCGTCGTCCGCCCGATCTGCCCTAGCCGTAAGGCTGTCCAGATAGAGCTCGGCCGGGGCATCCGCCGGACGCCAGTCCGCGAGGAGGCGCGACGGCCTGTCGCTCTCCCGAAGCCGGCGGATCCGCTCCGCCGTGCGCATCCGATCGTGGCCGCTGAGTCCAACCAGGGCGCGCGACCGCACGGCTCTGCCGAGCATCAGCCAGGATCGCACCGAGAGCGCACGACGCTCCTTGCTCGGCGCGAGCCCATCGATCTCCCAGCCGACACCGACCCGATGAGCCCGGATGCGCCCGTCGGCGATCAAAGCCCGTACACGCCGCGGAGACACACCGAGCTGCGCAGCAGCCTCGGTCACCTTCATGTCACAACTATACCGCGACCGATCCGCAGAGCCAGTCTGCGCGCCATGGAGTTCGAATCGACGGAGAACGCGTCAGTCGACGGCGTGAAGTTCCGTCGTTCGTGCGGATCGCCCGCAGAATCCGTCGTTTCGGCGCAGCACGGCGCGACACCGCGCGGCGACAGCGCGCCTAAGCCGCCGCCAAGAACTCCTCCCACTGCGGCTCCGCCTTCTCCGCCCCCTTGATCGTCCACCCCGCCTGATGCGGCATCCGCGGAGCGAACCGCAACGACCACCCCATCTCGGCCGGCGTGCGATCGCCCTTCACGTTGTTGCAGCGCAGGCAGCAGGCCACGAGGTTCTCCCACGTGTCCTTCCCGCCGCGTGAGCGCGGCTGCACGTGGTCGATCGTGGTTGCCGACGCCCCGCAATACCCGCAGCGCTGCCCGTCGCGTCGCAGCACTCCGCGCCGCGACACCGGCATCATGCGGTTCATCGGAACCCGCACGTAGCGCGTCAGCAGGATCACCGCCGGCCGCTCGTAGGCACCAGAGGTGCCGAAGACCGGATGCTCGTCGTCGTGCGCGAGAATGCGCGCCTTCCCGTTCAGCACCAGCACGAGTGCCCGCTTGAACGAGACGACGCCGAGGGGCTCATACCCTGCGTTGAGGACCAGTGTTCGCATGCTCTCCCTTTCGAACACACCTGGACGGCTTCCAGGTGTTCGATGAATCGCTCGTCGACGGATGCACCACTCAGGCGCAGCCCAGGAGACGCGGAGGCAACAAAAAAGGCGCCGTCATGATGACAGCGCCTTGCTCACAGAACCAGGTATCTGGCTCTGACTCAGCCCACTCGTGTGCCTGCGCACGATGAGCAGGAGACTACCCGTGGTGCGGGTGCTCCTGTTCCCGTTCATCAGGCTCTCCAGATCTCGAAAAACGACCAGGGCCTCAGGTTACGACAGAATCGGCGTGCCACGAAGAGGTGGCACGCCGATTCACATGTCCGTCACGCACTATTTACACGTGCGCCGAGCGGATGCGGTGGCCGGGTCAGACGATCCGCACGAAGTAGTAGCTGCCCCACAGCGGCCGGTGCTCCACGAAACGACCCCAGTCGGGCGAGTCGATCGAGCCGCCCGCACCGTCGTAGATGCCGACGTGACCGATGGGCCAGATGATGAGGTCGCCGGCCTGAGCATCCGCCGGCGAGATGGGGATGCCCAACGCCGCCTGGTTGCTCACGGTGCGCGGCAGGTAGATGCCGAACTGACCGAACACGTACTGGGTGAGACCGTCGCAGCCGAAGCTGGTGTCGGGGCTGGCGCCGCTGCCGTAGGGCACCTTGCCCACGAACTGCTCGGCGAACTCCACGATCGCTGCACCGCTGTACGGGCCCGACGGCGGGTTCACGGTGAAGGCACCGCCGCTCGACGAATCGGAAGCTGCTTTCTCCTTGGCCTCGGCAGCGGCTGCGGCACGGGCGGCGGCTTCGGTCGCGGCCACAGCGGCTGCGGCGGCAGCGCGCGACGCGGCGAGCTCCTCGGTGGTGGGGGCCTTGTAGTTGTCGCGGCTGACGGCGAGCGCGGCAGAGGCGTCGGGAACCACGAGGGTCTGCTCACCGGCGAGCGACACGTCGGCGGCCACACCGTTGTCGAAGTTGCCGCCACCGCCGAAGGCGTAGGCGGGAAGGGCCATGGTGGCCACGAGAGCGGCGGCAGCGGTCATGACGACGGCGCTCAGCGCTCCGCGCTTCGTGGGGCGCTTGACGCGCGGCAGGCGCACGGCGGGGAGGCGATGCGCGGGAACGCCGGCCTCAGGCCGCACCTCGACGGCGGTCGACGCACTCGGAGCCTCGACGGCCTCGCGCGGCACGGTCGCCAGCTCCATCGCGGCGGCGGGCGCCTGCGGAACCGAGGGCACCAGGCCGGTGCGGGCTTCGAGCTCACGACGCTCGCGGCGGCTCAGCGGCTGCGCGGGGGTGTCGGATGCTGCGGATGAGCTTTCGGGGTTGTGCTCGGAACCGAGCGACTCACCAAGTGGGGCCAAGATCTAGTCCTCCGGCACCTCTGACAGCCGGGTGCAGCTGTTTCCCGTCCATACCGAATTGGGTGCGTGTTCTCCGACCAAGAGACGGGAAGGAGGTGTCTTGGCCCGCATCCGCCGGCCTCAGGGTGCCTGCGGACTCGTTCGAGGATACGGGAGGCATTCCCGTTTGTCACTTCAGCGCGCAGGTTTTTTAACAATTCCGTAACGCTCAAATGACCGTCAGGTGGCTAGACCCCAACGAATATGTGGCTTGCGACCTCATTGGGCAGTTCGAGGCCCTCGTCGTAACCTTCGACCTCGACTAGAACGTAGGAGCCGACCGCGGTGAACGCGGCCGTGTTGCCCGGAACGACCCCCGCATCCTTCAGCTGCAGCAGCAGCTCGGGGTCGACCTGGGCGGGCTCGCCGAGACGGCGGATGGTCTTGGTCTGCGGGCCGACGGCACCGTGCACGAGGGTGACGATGTTCACCACGCCGCGGGTGAACGGGATCGATGCCGCGTCGCCGAAGGCGTCGAGACCCGGGATGGGGTTGCCGTAGGGCGACTCGGTCGGGTGGTCGAGCATGTCGAGAATGCGGCGCTCCACCTGCTCGCTCATCACATGCTCCCAGCGGCATGCTTCGTCGTGCACGAGTTCCCACTCGAGACCGATCACGTCGGAGAGCAGGCGCTCGGCGAGGCGGTGCTTGCGCATGACGGCGATCGCCTTCTTACGGCCCACCTCGGTGAGTTCGAGGTGGCGGTCGACCGAGACGACGACGAGCCCGTCGCGCTCCATGCGGCCCACCGTCTGCGACACCGTGGGGCCCGAGTGGCCGAGCCGCTCCGAGATGCGCGCACGCAGCGGCGTGATGTTCTCCTCCTCGAGCTCGAGGATCGTTCGAAGATACATCTCGGTGGTGTCGATCAGATCAGTCACTGCGCATACTCCTAAGCCGGTGAGGCGTACCTAAACCAGCCTAGTGTTTCGCCGTCGCACCCGGGCGCTCGGCGTGAAGACAGGCTCGCGGTGTCTCGCCGCGTCGATACGATGGGGGGCATGCCCGACATCACCATCCCCAGCGCCCTCCTGCCCGTCGACGGCCGTTTCGGCTGCGGGCCGTCCAAGGTGCGCGGCGCCCAGCTCGAAGACCTCGTCACCCGCGGAGCCTCCCTCCTCGGCACGAGCCACCGGCAGGCGCCGGTGAAGAACCTCGTCGGGTCGGTGCGCTCGGGGCTGTCTCAGCTGTTCTCGCTGCCCGAGGGGTACGAAGTCGTTCTCGGCAACGGCGGGTCGACCGCGTTCTGGGATGCTGCATCATTCGGTCTCATCGAGAAGCGTGCCGAGAACCTCTCGTTCGGCGAGTTCGGGTCGAAGTTCGCCGCTGCTGCCGGTGCGCCGTGGCTCGAGGCCCCGCACGTGGTGAAGACGGATGCGGGAACGCGCGGCGAGATCGAGGTGCTGGAGGGCGTCGACGTGTACGCCTGGCCGCACAACGAGACGAGCACGGGCGTGATGGCGCCCGTCACCCGCGTGCACGGCGACGAGGGCGCGTTGACGGTCATCGACGCGACGAGCGCCGCTGGCGGTATGGACTTCGATGCAGCCGAGGCCGACGTGTACTACTTCGCGCCGCAGAAGAACTTCGCCTCGGACGGCGGGCTGTGGCTCGGGCTGTTCTCGCCGGCTGCGCTCGAGCGGGTGGAGCGGGTTGCGGCTTCGGGCCGGTACATTCCCGAGTTCTTGAGCTTGAAGAACGCTGTCGACAACTCGCGGCTGAACCAGACGCTGAACACCCCGGCGCTCGCGACGCTGCTGATGCTGGATGACCAGATCTCGTGGATCAACGAGCAGGGCGGGCTCTCCTGGGCCTCGTCGCGCACCGCGGAGTCGTCGTCGGCGCTGTATGAGTGGGCCGAGGGTGTGTCGTACGCCCAGCCGTTCGTGTCGGACCCTTCGCACCGGTCGCAGGTGGTCGTCACCATCGACTTCGACGAGAGCATCGACGCCGCTGCCGTAGCGAAGACGCTGCGCGCCAACGGCATCGTCGACACCGAGCCCTACCGCAAGCTGGGCCGCAACCAGCTGCGCGTCGCCACGTTCGTCGCGATCGAGCCCTCCGACGTGCGCCAGCTCATCGCCTCCATCGAGCACGTCGTCGAGCAGCTCGGCTGAGCCGAGCGGGCGGCGGGGGCGCGGGCCCGCATCCGGGCGCGTGGCGCGTTCGCGCGGACTCTTCCTACGCTGATGCGCACCCCCCCACCCGTGGGCGGCCCGGTCGCGCGGAGGTCAGGCGAAGTCCGCGCTAGCGGCGCAGGTTCCGGCGGCGGCCGCCGGAGGGCGCGGACTTCTCCACCGTCGAGCGCCACCGCCGGCCACTGCGGGCCCCGTCGCGGTGCGATGTGGACGATTCCGCGCGATGCGCGGACACCGCCGCATCAGCGACCGGCAGCGAAGCCTTCCGCGTGCGGGTCGTCGTCGTCGGAGTCGTACCCGTCGTCGTCCGAGTCGTCCTCGTCGTCAGAGTCGCCCTCGTCGTCGTCCGAGTCACCCTCGTCATCCGAGTCATCCTCGTCGTCGGAGTCTCCCTCGTCGTCGTCGGAGTCTCCCTCGTCATCCGAGTCATCCTCGTCGTCGGAGTCATCCACGTCATCGTCATCGTCATCGTCCGAGTCGCCCTCCTCGTCCGAGTCGTCGGCGGCGGTGGAGGCGGCTTCGGCGGAGGCGAGTTCGTCGTCGTCGAGGACGTGGTCGTCGAGGTCGAGCACGAGGTCGTCGTCGCCGAAATCGTCGTCGTCCGACTCGTCGTCATCGTCTTCGGAGTCGTCGTCGCTGCCGTCGGAGTCGTCGTCCGACTCGTCGTCATCGGACTCGTCGTCGGACTGGGCGGTTGCGGCGGCGAGCTCTTGGGCGAGCTGGTACTCGGCGAGGCGCTCCGACCAGGGCACCCAGTCGGGTGCGACGAGGGCGTCGTCTCCGGGGAGCAGTTCGACCTCGAGCACGGTCGGCTCCGACTGCTCGTCGACGCGGGCGAGGGTGACTGTCCAGTGCCAGCCGGGGTATCCGGCGAGCTTGGTGGCGAAGTGGAGGCTGAGCACGTGGTCTTCGGCGGCCTCGTGTCCGACCACCTCACCGACGGTCGCGGCAGGCGTCACCTCGTAGAGAGCGGCTCGCGCCAGATCGACCGAGGCCAGCAGCACCTCATCGACCTTCGGCGGATCCAGCACCTCCACCTCGACGACGATCTCCTCCACCTCGACGACCTCGGCCGCCTCGACATCAACCTCGATTTCGACCTCGGCCACCTCGACCTCGATCCCTTCGGCCCCGTCATCGCCGCCCACCTCGTCGGTCGACTCCGTGCCGGCAACCACCTCAGCCTCACCGCCGTTCGCTGCCTGATCAGCATCCCCATCAGGCTCGGTCGCCGCGTCCTGGGACGACTCGACCACAGCATCCGCCCCCGAGCCGGTCACCGCAGCCGCAGCCGCAGCATCCGAACCCGGCGAGGCCACAGCATCCTCCGGACCCTCGGCCTCCGCCGAAGCCGACGCGGGGTCGTGTGACGGCACTACGCGTCCAGCTCGTCGGCGACCTTGCGGAGCAGGGCGGCGATCTTGCGGCTGTGGGCGTTGTCGGGGTAGCGGCCGCGCTTGAGGTTGCCGCCGATGGAGTCGAGCACCTTCACGAGGTCTTCGACGATGATCGCCATGTCGTCGGCGGGCTTGCGCGACATCTTCACCAGGCTCGGCGGTGCCTCGAGCACGCGCACCGAGAGCGCCTGCGCACCGCGCTTGCCGTCGGCGATGCCGAACTCGAGCTTCGTTCCGCTCTTCACCACGGCTCCCGCGGGCAGGGCCGACGCGTGCAGGAACACCTCGGAGCCGTCATCAGCACTGATGAAGCCGAAGCCCTTCTCTTCGTCGTAGAACTTGACCTTGCCGGTGGGCATCGTGTTTCTCCTCAGGTAATCGGCGCGAATACCGCTCGCGGCCATGTACCAGCCTACCGGTGCCCGTATCCTTGGTGTCGTGAGTGAACCCGAAGCCAGCGCACCCGGCCGCGTCGAGCGCTCGCTCGCCGTCATGATCGTGTCG contains the following coding sequences:
- a CDS encoding excisionase family DNA-binding protein → MKVTEAAAQLGVSPRRVRALIADGRIRAHRVGVGWEIDGLAPSKERRALSVRSWLMLGRAVRSRALVGLSGHDRMRTAERIRRLRESDRPSRLLADWRPADAPAELYLDSLTARADRADDDYIRAALQRGPEYLRSRFDLAEVVASERAIRGESREELAERASVSARLVKNIESSQPLTSPGEVRRVLRALDIEPTALPDMVLS
- the serC gene encoding phosphoserine transaminase, yielding MPDITIPSALLPVDGRFGCGPSKVRGAQLEDLVTRGASLLGTSHRQAPVKNLVGSVRSGLSQLFSLPEGYEVVLGNGGSTAFWDAASFGLIEKRAENLSFGEFGSKFAAAAGAPWLEAPHVVKTDAGTRGEIEVLEGVDVYAWPHNETSTGVMAPVTRVHGDEGALTVIDATSAAGGMDFDAAEADVYYFAPQKNFASDGGLWLGLFSPAALERVERVAASGRYIPEFLSLKNAVDNSRLNQTLNTPALATLLMLDDQISWINEQGGLSWASSRTAESSSALYEWAEGVSYAQPFVSDPSHRSQVVVTIDFDESIDAAAVAKTLRANGIVDTEPYRKLGRNQLRVATFVAIEPSDVRQLIASIEHVVEQLG
- a CDS encoding metal-dependent transcriptional regulator → MTDLIDTTEMYLRTILELEEENITPLRARISERLGHSGPTVSQTVGRMERDGLVVVSVDRHLELTEVGRKKAIAVMRKHRLAERLLSDVIGLEWELVHDEACRWEHVMSEQVERRILDMLDHPTESPYGNPIPGLDAFGDAASIPFTRGVVNIVTLVHGAVGPQTKTIRRLGEPAQVDPELLLQLKDAGVVPGNTAAFTAVGSYVLVEVEGYDEGLELPNEVASHIFVGV
- a CDS encoding C40 family peptidase, with amino-acid sequence MAPLGESLGSEHNPESSSAASDTPAQPLSRRERRELEARTGLVPSVPQAPAAAMELATVPREAVEAPSASTAVEVRPEAGVPAHRLPAVRLPRVKRPTKRGALSAVVMTAAAALVATMALPAYAFGGGGNFDNGVAADVSLAGEQTLVVPDASAALAVSRDNYKAPTTEELAASRAAAAAAVAATEAAARAAAAAEAKEKAASDSSSGGAFTVNPPSGPYSGAAIVEFAEQFVGKVPYGSGASPDTSFGCDGLTQYVFGQFGIYLPRTVSNQAALGIPISPADAQAGDLIIWPIGHVGIYDGAGGSIDSPDWGRFVEHRPLWGSYYFVRIV
- a CDS encoding HipA domain-containing protein, whose translation is MSGRLEAWLEGHHAGQFVFGDGPPRFEYDEDAPATPLSLSLPRDGRATKLASANFLENLLPENERTRQRMAFAYSARSASAFDLLSAAGGDVAGGLVLLPEGGSPSVGAAELSPALHRDIAERAAAIKRDSSETVPRSGSARFSLAGAQGKFALAWVEGDWYWPNASVPSTHIVKPGSAEHRNIEAAEAATIELAALAGVGAPQAEVLRFGDQTSYVIERFDREAGTGPLSRRLHAEDIAQSLGLPPDRKYEVSVAQVMARLKPVDDDGTLRRSFLAQLAFTVLVGNSDAHAKNYSLLLRPSGILLSPMYDVLPMFLYPDVDQKLAMPIGGARYAREVTSRHWASLARTVGMDPDEVVGVVRRVAERVAEHNDEVWSGVDADQAADARAYVARNIERAL
- a CDS encoding DUF3027 domain-containing protein; the encoded protein is MPSHDPASASAEAEGPEDAVASPGSDAAAAAAVTGSGADAVVESSQDAATEPDGDADQAANGGEAEVVAGTESTDEVGGDDGAEGIEVEVAEVEIEVDVEAAEVVEVEEIVVEVEVLDPPKVDEVLLASVDLARAALYEVTPAATVGEVVGHEAAEDHVLSLHFATKLAGYPGWHWTVTLARVDEQSEPTVLEVELLPGDDALVAPDWVPWSERLAEYQLAQELAAATAQSDDESDDDESDDDSDGSDDDSEDDDDESDDDDFGDDDLVLDLDDHVLDDDELASAEAASTAADDSDEEGDSDDDDDDDVDDSDDEDDSDDEGDSDDDEGDSDDEDDSDDEGDSDDDEGDSDDEDDSDDDGYDSDDDDPHAEGFAAGR
- a CDS encoding HNH endonuclease, producing MRTLVLNAGYEPLGVVSFKRALVLVLNGKARILAHDDEHPVFGTSGAYERPAVILLTRYVRVPMNRMMPVSRRGVLRRDGQRCGYCGASATTIDHVQPRSRGGKDTWENLVACCLRCNNVKGDRTPAEMGWSLRFAPRMPHQAGWTIKGAEKAEPQWEEFLAAA
- a CDS encoding cold-shock protein, with protein sequence MPTGKVKFYDEEKGFGFISADDGSEVFLHASALPAGAVVKSGTKLEFGIADGKRGAQALSVRVLEAPPSLVKMSRKPADDMAIIVEDLVKVLDSIGGNLKRGRYPDNAHSRKIAALLRKVADELDA